The Brassica napus cultivar Da-Ae unplaced genomic scaffold, Da-Ae ScsIHWf_1254;HRSCAF=1789, whole genome shotgun sequence genome segment TTCGTCTatctctgtatggaatgatccttggatcccagccactcgcccgagaccagcaaacaaaaatttTCACAACATTTATCCGAacctcacagtggattccctCATTAATTCGGAATCTCGCTCATGGAATTTACAGGCAATCAGGGCTCTAGTGGATCCTACGGATgcaaaaattattgaaagtattcctttaAGTAGGAATCAGCTTGAggataggaatggatggcattttactaACAATGGAAAATACTCGGTCCAATCAGGTTATCAAGTGGAACGAGTATATCCtgataaggaaaaaccaccagatTTTTATGCCCCCACAGTGGATATTCTTAAAACCTTCTGTTGGAAAGTGCGATGCCCCCCAAAAATAAAGCATTTCTTATGACAAATTCTCTCAGGATGTATATCGGTAATGAAAAATCTAAAGGCAAGAGGGATACAAGGAAATATATGTTGTGCTCGATGCGGAGATCCGgaagaatcaataaaccatgtattttttgaatgtcccccGGCACGCCAAGTGTGGGCATTATCTAAGATCCCGTCATCTCCTAATATCTTTCATATCACATCATTAGTTGCTAATATGGATCATATTTTTTGGAGAGTTCAGccaaagatggatgatcatcagtttgcatagattttatggtatatttggaaagcccgaaataacaaagtttttagtaatctggatattgatccgAGGGACACTCTTCAATTAGCAGAACTAGAATCATCACTTTGGGCAGAAGCACATGTGGGAAATGACCCAACGAGGGGACTTTCGGTACAAATCAGTCCTCCCATAGCGACACCAGGTCAATTGTGCTTCATAGATAGTTCATGGAAAGATAAGGACTCATTTTCAGGGCAAGGCTGGTATAGTACTTTACCGGAGTTTGATGGTCTgttaggggcaaggaatgtacgAGCATGTCTTTCACCCCTCCATTCGGAGGTAGAGTCATTGATTTGAGCAATGGAATGTATaaagaatttaagacagtttcaggtaatgtttgcaacagattgttctcaattggtgaagatggttttggaatcagaagaatgaccagcattcgaaagctatttggaagacatcaagcttctcaaaggaagtttcctcaactcagacatcgtCCATCGTCCATGTACCTCGGACGGAGAACCTtcgggcggatagcttagcacgcagtgctaggaaacaatcgtcctttgtcgttcacatggatgcggagttaccgatttggtttacagagtgaatatgagtctgtaaatgctttgctgtaaaaaaaaaatattttaaatggcAAAAGAAAACTCCAATAAGAAAAACTTATTAAACTTGCTTGCAAAATGGATTAGGGGCTGGGAAAAGTCGTGACGCGTTCCTTTGGagaaatgaaaagaagaaaTCGTGACACATTTGTAGTTTCTACCAAACATAGCTGTTTGCTACAGGTTTTCTATCTGTTTCTTTTGTTTGGATCCCCTGAATGAGTGATATCAGAGAGGATagttaatattttgaattttcgtGGAAGTTTCAACAAGATAGtaagagaaacaaacaaaatgttTTCTAGAAGTTTAAACAAATGCAAACAAAATCTCTGCAAGTCATCCGTCTTGTTTTGTTTCTAGCTAACATGCCTCTTGCAATGTTAacatttaactatttttttttattataaaataaagattaaaataataaattctcACGTGTTTGTAAGTATCTGAAATAtccatatattttttgaatatctAGTTTTTTGGATATCagttttttctaaataaaaataaatcgaaAAATTAACCAGATATCTGTAACATAAACAACAAATTCCAATACTCAAGATTATGTACTATTTGTTATGTGCCCACCCCTAGACCTGAGACTTTTATctgagatccggattcgatccgagattcgatccggatctgATCCGAAAATCCAGATATCCGGAGggaccgaatccggatccggatagtaaaatgttggattcGTCAAaaccggatccggattcggatccggttTTGACTTTTTTAGtccagatatccggatccataagttttataaatatctatttcaaaaatagtaatatctatatataaaaattaattttatttcatgtatttttatttttataatagtatatatatatttcatgtaaattttgtaatattatacatagaaataattaaaaatattatatacatttttatttttaaattattgttaatattttttatatattaatattttttatttttttaaggatccaaatctggatccggatatccgccggatattacaatttttagaaggatatccaacatccggatatccgaaaaccccggatccggataatgatagtaaaattatggatctgccggataaggatccagatccggataaggatccatatccggatatccgatccgtcccaggcctacCCACGCCTACTCAAGAAATGAAGgtcatttaaggaaagttttacTAATCCACCGCATCAAAAAATATGTTAACAAGcctataaattaaatttaatactcgttctgttcctaaaagatgtatgttctggaaaaaaaattgtttcaaaaagatacattttttattttttcaatatatgattttatgaaaaattgtaagtttcaaaaaaattaatggtgtttattgaatttttattgggtaaaaattatgaaaaattattattcacaaaaaacaatgcatatttaatgagttttcttaatatatgtgaaaaatctagaatatgcattttttttaaaacagaggGAGAGAGTAGTTGACCTCCCTCGTTTCCAGGTAGCTCCGCACTAGTTTCTTCCCAATTTCACaatctttcttcattttttatattatttatattaattaaaataatatttgagaaACCTTCAATGAAGGTGACCTTATCGTTTTCAAAGGGGCGGAGTACAATTatgtagaaaagaaaaaaataataccaTTGCCATTgtgacaagaaaagaaaaaaaaaacactgccAAATCTCGTGAAAATGGTCGACGGAAACGCTGTTTGCATCAGTTTCAATAGATGGGAGGATACGATACGGTACTCCTTTGTCAGCCATCTCTCGGCTGAGTTTCACCGCAAAAGCATTTCTTTCTCCACCTGCCAAAACTCTGATGCAGCTATAGCGAAGGCTAAGGTTTCTGTGGTGATTTTATCTGAGAAATCTGTTTCGAACTATCGGTTCCTGAACGAGTTAGTGAAGGTTTCTGCGTGCCGGAGTAGCCACGGCCTGCTGGTGCTTCCAGTTTTCTATGGACTCACGAAGTCAGTTTTGAGGAAATATTGCTTGCTGTTGAAAAAGATGTATCCTGAAGGCCCAGTAGCCGAGTGGCGTAATGCTCTACTTGAAATCGCAGACTTGCGAGGATACGCATCATCTCTTGAACGAAGGTGATTAATTGCTCAAAACTATttgctttatattttatttatttatttatttttaatgacaAAAGACTTTTCAAATAAAATGAAGTTTATTTAAAACTCTGTTCACACCTCACACTCCTTctacaatgttttttttattaatatgaaaGTTCCGGGTTTTATGCTCTTCGTACCAAGAGTAGTTTGAACTCAAGACTCAAGAAAACCAAACCCCCTAAGCTCTAAGACACATTGATATCTTTCTACAATGTTAACCTCTTTTCATCATCTTTTAAGTGCATCAAAACTACCGGCCAAATTTATTTACATAGTTTTAATAGTaagccttttttcaaaaaaaaaaattgttttaatagaATGTGTGTATATTAACTTATCTTAAAGTCAACTATTCAGACATAACTTATCATCCAAATAAGTTTTtctagttgatttttttttttgcctaacATCTAACATACAATTAAAACAGatctcaaaatataaaaatataatgtttcttACCATTAATTTATTCACGGTCTACTGTTTTTTGCTTTACAcataattttttagatttttttcgaATAATGCTCAATCTTTGGTTAGAAAATTCACAAAATACCATTTCTTTTCGTCCAACACATATTTGATGTTcacatttatttttacaaatacGGATAatgaattgaatcaaattttacaaatattttgctTAGTCCATTAAACATGACCATGATCATGATAATAAGAacaaaaaccctaaataatcaTTTCTTATTgtggaaaattttgaaatatatccaGAAATGTATGTTTATTCCGGAAAAAAACTTTAGTTGATGTCTTCTTTAGTTAGTAAATAAATCTTCTGATATGTTGACTTGAAAAATCTCTGTGTTACTGTTCAGCGATTCCGAGCTTGTGGAGGAGATTGTTGCAGACGTGCGTCAAAAGCTTGACCTTGAGGGTGCAACTGGAGTCGACTCAAGATTGATGAAGATACAAAACTTGATCCACAAGCAACCACTAGGCATTCGAAGCTTAGGGATTTGGGGTATGGGAGGCATAGGGAAGACGACACTTGCTAAAGCAGCTTTAAAACAATATTCGGGTGACTTTGAAGCGTCTTGTTTCATCGAAGACTTCGACAATGACTTTCAGGAGAAGGGAGTCTATGGGTTATTGGAGAAACACTTGCGGGAGAAGGTTGGCTTAAGCAGTCAAGTTACAAGGCTGAGCCTCCTTTTAGACACACTACGCCAAAAAAGaattcttcttgttcttgatgaCGTGCGCAAGCCACTAGGTGCAACCACTTTTCTTTCTGAATTTGACTGGCTTGGTCCTGGAAGCTTGGTACTCATAACTTCCCGAGATAAACAAGCACTTGTACAGTGCCAGGTCAACGATATATATGAGGTTCAGGGCTTGAACAAGCACGAGGCTCTTCAGCTCTTGTCCCGGTGTGCATTTGCGAAAGATGTATCAGATCAAAAACTCATGGAGCTGTCTATGAACCTCGTTGACTATGCTGAAGGAAACCCTTTAGCTCTCAGCATTTTTGGTGAAGAACTGAAGGGGAAAACGCTGTCTGAAATGGAGTGTGTTGTCCCAAAACTCAAGCGTTCTCTTCCCGTCAAGATTTTTAATACACTCAAGATCAGCTATGATACACTTGGTGACACCGAGAAGGAAATATTTCTGGAAATAGTGTTTTCCTTTAGGGGAGTGAATATCGACGACGTGATGCAGTTTCTTGAAGGTTGTGGATACTTTCCTCGAGTTGGAATCGATGTCCTTATGGACAAAAGTTTGGTGACTGTTTCAGACAACAGAGTACAAATGCATAATTTGATATACGATCTTGGTCTCCAAATCATCAAGGATCCAACTGAAGACACTGAGATGGCTTATAGATTCGTGGATGCTTCCAACATTCAATCTCTCCTTGAAGAAAACGAAGACGGAGATCCTGAAGCAGCACCAACAATGGTAAATATATATTCGTCTGTCACATTCTTATCAATCTTTAAAGAAGTCGCATTTACCAACGAAGAGTTGGGATAAAACTCTTAGATCACGTCATAGAGATCCACTCCAAAAGAGAGTTAGTTTAacatagtttatatttttccataaatatataagtaaccAATGGTTTCTCTTGTTCTTTCAGTGTATTGAAGATATCAAAGGCATTAGCTTGGACATGTCAAACATAGACTTTGAAGGTCATATTGCGTTTAAGGAAATGTACAACCTTAGATCTCTGAAGGTTCACAGTTCCAATCCTGTTGAGAGCCCCGTATTATGTCTTTCCGGGGACCCTCAGTCTTTGCCGCCTGAGCTAAGACTTCTCTACTGGACATATTGTCCTCTGAAATCATTGCCACAAAATTTTGATGCTCAGTATCTTGTGGAACTCAATATGCCATGCAGTCAATTTCGGAAACTTTGGGGAGGAACCAAGGTTAGAAACACATCAATACATGGGGTTTACACATAGTTTCACTTTCACTAGATTTATTACCAAACTTGCTTTTACTCATTTTTGTTTTGGCTTGTTTGTTCAGAATCTTGAGGTGTTAAAGAGGATCACGCTCAGCCATTCCCTTCATCTAGTTAATGTTGATGAACTTCAACATTCTCGAAACATCGAGTTAATTGATCTCCAAGGATGTTCAAGTTTAAAGAGTTTTCCGGACATGGGTCAATCACAACATCTCCTAGTTGTTAATCTCTCAAACTGCATAGAGATCAAAAGTTTTCCAAAGGTGCCACCGTCTATCAAGAAACTGAATCTCCAGGGAACTGGCGTAAGAGAGTTAATAACCCTTGATAGCTTTTCTAATCAAGATCTTGGCAATCTTGTTATCTTGAAGCTGAAAAACTGTTCTAACTTGAGAAGTCTGCCTGACATGATCACTTTTGAGTCTCTCGAAGTTCTTAATCTTTCTGGCTGCTCAGAACTTGAGAAGATTCAGGGTTTGCCACAAAACCTGAAAGAGTTATATCTGGCCAATACTTCCATAAATGAAATTCCATCTTTTCTGTGTAAGCTTTTAACACTAGATATGGAGAATTGCAAAAGGCTTCGACACGTGCCAATGGGTATGTGTAACATGAAATCTCTTGCCAAGCTGAAACTATCTGGCTGCTCAAATCTTGAAAACATTCAGGATTTACCAAGAAACCTCAAAGAGTTATATCTGGCAGGCACTGCGGTAAAATCATTCCCATCACCGTTTCTTGAGAATCTCTTTAAGCTTGTCATATTAAGTTTGGAGGATTGCACAAAGCTTCAGCATCTACAAGTAGGA includes the following:
- the LOC106446423 gene encoding probable disease resistance protein At4g19520, encoding MVDGNAVCISFNRWEDTIRYSFVSHLSAEFHRKSISFSTCQNSDAAIAKAKVSVVILSEKSVSNYRFLNELVKVSACRSSHGLLVLPVFYGLTKSVLRKYCLLLKKMYPEGPVAEWRNALLEIADLRGYASSLERSDSELVEEIVADVRQKLDLEGATGVDSRLMKIQNLIHKQPLGIRSLGIWGMGGIGKTTLAKAALKQYSGDFEASCFIEDFDNDFQEKGVYGLLEKHLREKVGLSSQVTRLSLLLDTLRQKRILLVLDDVRKPLGATTFLSEFDWLGPGSLVLITSRDKQALVQCQVNDIYEVQGLNKHEALQLLSRCAFAKDVSDQKLMELSMNLVDYAEGNPLALSIFGEELKGKTLSEMECVVPKLKRSLPVKIFNTLKISYDTLGDTEKEIFLEIVFSFRGVNIDDVMQFLEGCGYFPRVGIDVLMDKSLVTVSDNRVQMHNLIYDLGLQIIKDPTEDTEMAYRFVDASNIQSLLEENEDGDPEAAPTMCIEDIKGISLDMSNIDFEGHIAFKEMYNLRSLKVHSSNPVESPVLCLSGDPQSLPPELRLLYWTYCPLKSLPQNFDAQYLVELNMPCSQFRKLWGGTKNLEVLKRITLSHSLHLVNVDELQHSRNIELIDLQGCSSLKSFPDMGQSQHLLVVNLSNCIEIKSFPKVPPSIKKLNLQGTGVRELITLDSFSNQDLGNLVILKLKNCSNLRSLPDMITFESLEVLNLSGCSELEKIQGLPQNLKELYLANTSINEIPSFLCKLLTLDMENCKRLRHVPMGMCNMKSLAKLKLSGCSNLENIQDLPRNLKELYLAGTAVKSFPSPFLENLFKLVILSLEDCTKLQHLQVGMSKLKSLVTLKLSGCSELKTIVDFPQNLKELYLGGTAIRELPSSIGDLAELDTLDLKSCKRLRRLPAEMQNLNPLKVLDILSCTDLEVVTTTLPKARELRHVYTVMPLRLKLPSSASRFYEQIVTLSLHKARLEHIPEDICLMSLLKRLDLSGNCFRNIPVSIKEFSKLLSLRLCHCKNLRVLPQLPQSLQLLNAHGCSSLISIPLDFFQNSRYYTFSNCFDLSPYMVTYVFLQAQATVEEHMRPQRQQQLEKFLAVRLCLPSPRSRNSKYNRLHPYLEPGSSVIIRLRPYSRSMLLGFALFVEVSFSKDFHDAAAGLGFRCVCRWKDKMGHGHSLENVFQCMPPGEAVPKITKDHMFVFFDLKMHPSTCGGDVTGILADLVVFDLYPVNNEEKPIGDSLKVKNCGVYVFNDAAGSSNRSTRKLFGSSLDRSRLSEDEVKRRLRVSYDGLQKREKDVFLYIGCLLSDEKVDMPLPFLASIDSGSTLEVLASKSLIQISSKGEVTMQLLQRKLCREIVRRKFMLHASKKESVSELLGNREYRHFLSFNKEDVKKSFISYFIYKLKINRLRALQDDQILKRLLTGKAIRESIIAGTGLGEAVVDRRRKVEQRSRLMK